A section of the Prevotella melaninogenica genome encodes:
- a CDS encoding smalltalk protein gives MIKPIWKNILHILVTVLTALATSLGVSSCM, from the coding sequence ATGATTAAACCTATTTGGAAGAATATTTTGCATATTCTCGTTACCGTACTCACAGCACTGGCAACCTCATTGGGCGTTAGTTCTTGTATGTAA